A region from the Mustela erminea isolate mMusErm1 chromosome 10, mMusErm1.Pri, whole genome shotgun sequence genome encodes:
- the EPHA2 gene encoding ephrin type-A receptor 2, with protein MERVEPRACLALLWGCLLAAAAAAQGKEVVLLDFAAAKGELGWLTHPYGKGWDLMQNIMDDMPIYMYSVCNVVAGDQDNWLRTNWVYRGEAERIFIELKFTVRDCNSFPGGASSCKETFNLYYAESDVDYGTNFQKRQFTKIDTIAPDEITVSSDFEARHVKLNVEERSVGPLTRKGFYLAFQDIGACVALLSVRVYYKKCPELLQGLARFPETIAGSDAPSLATVAGTCVEHAVVPPGGDEPRMHCAVDGEWLVPIGQCLCEAGYEKVEDACQACSPGFFKSEASESPCLECPVHTVLAPEGATFCECEEGYFRAPQDLLSMPCTRPPSAPHYLTAVGMGAKVELRWTPPQDSGGRDDLTYSVTCEQCWPESGECGPCEASVRYSEPPHALTRTSVTVSDLEPHMNYTFAVEARNGVSGLVASRSFRTASVSINQTEPPKVKLEDRSTTSLSVSWSIPPPQQSRVWKYEVTYRKKGDSNSYNVRRTEGFSVTLDDLAPDTVYLVQVQALTQEGQGAGSKVHEFQTLSTEASGNMAVIGGVAVGVVLLLVLAGIGFFIHRRRRSLRTRQSSEDVYFSKSEQLKPLKTYVDPHTYEDPNQAVLKFTTEIHPSCVTRQKVIGAGEFGEVYKGTLKASGKKEVPVAIKTLKAGYTEKQRVDFLSEASIMGQFSHHNIIRLEGVVSKYKPMMIITEYMENGALDKFLREKDGEFSVLQLVGMLRGIAAGMKYLANMNYVHRDLAARNILVNSNLVCKVSDFGLSRVLEDDPEATYTTSGGKIPIRWTAPEAISYRKFTSASDVWSYGIVMWEVMTYGERPYWELSNHEVMKAINDGFRLPTPMDCPSAIYQLMMQCWQQERARRPKFADIVSILDKLIRAPDSLKTLADFDPRVSIRLPSTSGSEGVPFRTVSEWLESIKMQQYTEHFLAAGYTAIEKVVQMTNDDIKRIGVRLPGHQKRIAYSLLGLKDQVNTVGIPI; from the exons ATGGAGCGTGTGGAGCCCCGCGCCTGCCTGGCCCTGCTGTGGGGCTGCTTGCtggccgcggccgccgcggcGCAGGGCAAGGAAG TTGTACTGTTGGACTTTGCCGCAGCTAAAGGGGAACTCGGCTGGCTCACGCACCCATACGGCAAAGGG TGGGACCTGATGCAGAACATCATGGACGACATGCCCATCTACATGTACTCCGTGTGCAACGTGGTGGCCGGTGACCAGGACAACTGGCTCCGCACCAACTGGGTGTACCGCGGCGAGGCCGAGCGGATCTTCATCGAGCTCAAGTTCACGGTGCGGGACTGCAACAGCTTCCCCGGGGGCGCCAGCTCCTGCAAGGAGACCTTCAACCTCTACTACGCCGAGTCGGACGTGGACTACGGCACCAACTTCCAGAAGCGCCAGTTCACCAAGATCGACACTATTGCGCCCGACGAGATCACGGTCAGCAGCGACTTCGAGGCGCGCCACGTAAAGCTGAACGTGGAGGAGCGCTCCGTGGGGCCACTCACCCGCAAGGGCTTCTACCTGGCCTTCCAGGACATCGGCGCCTGCGTGGCCCTGCTCTCCGTCCGCGTCTACTACAAGAAGTGCCCTGAGCTGCTGCAGGGCCTGGCCCGCTTCCCCGAGACCATCGCGGGCTCCGACGCGCCCTCCCTGGCCACGGTGGCCGGCACGTGCGTGGAGCACGCGGTGGTGCCACCGGGGGGCGACGAGCCCCGCATGCACTGCGCGGTGGATGGCGAGTGGCTGGTGCCCATCGGTCAGTGCCTGTGCGAGGCTGGCTATGAGAAAGTAGAGGACGCCTGCCAGG CCTGCTCGCCGGGATTCTTCAAGTCCGAGGCGTCCGAGAGCCCCTGTTTGGAGTGCCCTGTGCACACGGTGCTGGCCCCCGAGGGCGCCACCTTCTGTGAGTGTGAGGAAGGCTACTTCCGGGCCCCGCAGGACCTGCTGTCCATGCCCTGCACGC GCCCGCCCTCTGCCCCGCACTACCTCACGGCCGTGGGCATGGGTGCCAAAGTGGAGCTGCGCTGGACACCCCCCCAGGACAGCGGGGGCCGGGACGACCTCACCTACAGCGTCACCTGTGAGCAGTGCTGGCCTGAGTCGGGCGAGTGCGGGCCCTGCGAGGCCAGCGTGCGGTACTCGGAGCCGCCGCACGCGCTGACCCGCACCAGTGTGACCGTCAGTGACCTCGAACCGCACATGAACTACACCTTCGCGGTGGAGGCCCGCAATGGGGTCTCGGGCCTGGTGGCCAGCCGCAGCTTCCGCACCGCCAGCGTCAGCATCAACCAGACAG AGCCCCCCAAGGTGAAGCTGGAGGACCGCAGCACCACCTCGCTGAGCGTGTCCTGGAGCATCCCCCCGCCACAGCAGAGCCGCGTGTGGAAGTATGAGGTCACCTACCGCAAGAAG GGGGACTCCAACAGCTACAATGTGCGCCGCACCGAGGGCTTCTCCGTGACCTTGGATGACCTGGCTCCGGACACCGTCTACCTGGTGCAGGTGCAGGCGCTGacgcaggaggggcagggagccggCAGCAAGGTTCATGAGTTCCAGACGTTGT CCACAGAAGCATCTGGCAACATGGCGGTGATTGGCGGTGTGGCCGTTGGCGTGGTCTTGCTTCTGGTGCTGGCGGGAATCGGCTTCTTCATCCATCGCAG GAGGAGGAGCCTGCGGACCCGCCAGTCCTCAGAGGACGTTTACTTCTCCAAGTCAG AACAACTGAAGCCCTTAAAGACCTATGTGGACCCCCACACGTATGAGGACCCCAACCAGGCGGTGCTCAAGTTCACCACCGAGATCCATCCCTCCTGTGTCACAAGGCAGAAGGTCATTGGAGCAG GAGAGTTTGGGGAGGTGTATAAGGGAACGCTGAAGGCTTCGGGGAAGAAGGAGGTGCCCGTGGCCATCAAGACGCTGAAAGCCGGCTACACGGAGAAGCAGCGGGTAGACTTCCTCAGCGAGGCCAGCATCATGGGCCAGTTCAGCCACCACAACATCATCCGCCTGGAGGGCGTCGTCTCCAAGT ACAAGCCCATGATGATCATCACTGAGTACATGGAGAACGGGGCCTTGGACAAGTTCCTTCGG GAGAAGGACGGCGAGTTCAGCGTGCTGCAGCTGGTGGGCATGCTGCGGGGGATCGCAGCCGGCATGAAGTACCTGGCCAACATGAACTACGTCCACCGCGACCTGGCCGCCCGTAACATCCTGGTCAACAGCAACCTGGTCTGCAAAGTGTCCGACTTCGGCCTGTCCCGCGTGCTGGAGGACGACCCCGAGGCCACCTATACCACCAGC GGTGGCAAGATTCCGATCCGCTGGACAGCCCCGGAGGCCATTTCCTACCGCAAGTTCACGTCCGCCAGCGACGTGTGGAGTTACGGCATCGTCATGTGGGAGGTGATGACCTACGGCGAGCGGCCCTACTGGGAGCTGTCGAACCATGAG GTGATGAAAGCCATCAACGACGGCTTCCGGCTGCCCACGCCCATGGACTGTCCCTCCGCCATCTACCAGCTCATGATGCAGTGCTGGCAGCAGGAACGCGCCCGCCGCCCCAAGTTCGCCGACATCGTCAGCATCCTCGACAAGCTCATCCGGGCTCCCGACTCCCTCAAGACCCTGGCTGACTTTGACCCGCG GGTGTCCATCCGGCTCCCCAGCACCAGCGGCTCCGAGGGGGTGCCCTTCCGCACGGTGTCCGAGTGGCTCGAGTCCATCAAGATGCAGCAGTACACAGAGCACTTCCTGGCGGCGGGCTACACGGCCATCGAGAAGGTGGTGCAGATGACCAATGA CGACATCAAGAGGATTGGGGTGCGGCTGCCCGGCCACCAGAAACGCATCGCCTACAGCCTGCTGGGACTCAAGGACCAGGTGAACACAGTGGGGATCCCCATCTGA